The window AGCCTGGGCTGGGGACAATCGGCTCGCGAATCCTCGATCGAAAGGCTGACTAAGGCTGGCGCGGTCCTGCACGAGATCATGGCGGCGCCCGACAGTGGCATTCCTGAAGAAGTCCTAGAACATGCAAGGTGCGTGGCAGTGGTACCAAGCATGGTCAAAGGCGGCTTCATATTTGGTGGGGCACATGGACGAGGCGTGGCAACATGCCGAACCGCTGACGGATGGAGTGCGCCGGCGTTCTTCAGTGTTGCGGGCGGC of the Terriglobia bacterium genome contains:
- a CDS encoding lipid-binding SYLF domain-containing protein encodes the protein MMKKLILFVVLLGVTSLGWGQSARESSIERLTKAGAVLHEIMAAPDSGIPEEVLEHARCVAVVPSMVKGGFIFGGAHGRGVATCRTADGWSAPAFFSVAGG